TGCTCGAGACCTATTCGTGGCGCACGACCTTTCGCATTCTCGCCATCGGTGGCGGGGCGATACTGTTCGCCTGTTCTGCCCTGGTGGCCAGAGCGCCAGGTGCGGCGGGGTCGGCTCCATCACGGTTTGGCGAGGCGGCCCGGTCGACCCTGTTCCGGCGGCTGTGGCTGGCGGCCCTGTTCTCGGGTCTGGCCCTGTTCGTGCCGTTCGTGTTCGTGGTGCCATACGCAAAAGACAACGGCGTGTCGGCATCTTCGGCCGCCTGGCTGGTAGGACTGCTGGGCGGTGCCAGCGTGATATCGCGCATCGGATTCGGCACGTTGACCAGGCGCTTCGGGACCTTTCGTCTATATCGCCTGGGGGTGACGCTGTTCCCGATCGGATATGTGCTGTGGCTGGTGGCCGGGTCGTCTTACCTGATGCTGGTGCTTTTCGTGCTGGTCCTGGGCACGGGTTATGGCTCGTTCGTGGCGGTCAGCCCTCTGGTGCTGGCCGGGCGCTTCGGCGTGGTGGGCCTGGGGTCCTTGATGGGGCTCTTCTACACAACGCAGGGACTCGGGGGTCTGATCGGGCCACCCGTCGCCGGGCGGATGATCGACAGCACCGACTCGTACACGGCCCCGATCGTTCTGGGGTTGGTGCTGGGTGCTGTGTCGGTCGCGATGTTGTTCGCCATCTCGACCGACGCCAACGGCGACCTCGAGCCCGAACCCGCCTGAGCGGTTCAGACCGTCCCGATGCGGTCAACCTCGAATGGTGTGGTCTGGTAGATCTCGTTGATCCAGTTGCCGAACAGCAGATGAGCCGACGACTTCCAGCGGTTCTGCGGGGCGCGGCTGGGATCGTCGCCGGGGAAGTAGTTGACCGGAACGGCTATCGGCTTGCCGGCAGCGATGTCTCGTTCGTACTCGCCGCGAAGAGAGTGGGTGTCGTACTCGAAGTGGTTCAGGTTCACCAGCAGCCGATGGGTCGGGTCTTCGACCAGGCACGGGCCCGACACCTCCGAGTCGACCAGCACGCGCAGTGCGCCAACGCGGTCGATCTCGTCGCGGGGAATCGAAGTCCAGCGGCTGACCGGCACCACGAACTCGTCTGAGATACCCCTGAGATACGGCGAGGTGGGGGCCAGGTTCTCGTGCACGAAGCAGCCGAAGAGTTTGTCGGCCAACTCGACCTTGGGCACCCCGTAGAAGTGGTGCAGCGCGGCCATGCCACCCCAGCACACGGCCATCGTGGAGTGCACGTGGGTGCGGGTCCATTCGAAAACCTGCTCGAGCTCGGCCCAATAGCCAACCTGTTCGAACGGCAGGGTCTCGATCGGAGCACCGGTGATGATCAGCCCGTCGAATCGGTCGGAGGCGACGTCGCTGAACGGCACATAGAACTGCTCGAGGTGACTGGCCGGGGTGTTCTTGGGGCGATGCTCTGACATGCGCACCAGCGACAGCTGGATCTGCAATGGTGTGGCGCCGATCAGACGCGAGAACTGGGTCTCGGTGTCGATCTTGTTGGGCATCAGGTTCAGCAGCGCAATGCGCAACGGCCTGATGTCCTGACGTTCGGCCACCGCTTCGCTCATCACATACACGCCCTCGTGTCGGAGGGTGTCGAACGCGGGCAGGTCTTCTGGAAGTCTTATCGGCACGAACCGGTGAGCCTAGCTACCCTGGCCGCCCGTGACCGCCCTGTTTGCGCTCGCCGGCGCTCTCATAGTCGGCGCATCCGATTTCGGAGGCGGGTTCGCGTCTCGGTCGACGTCGGCCTTTCGCGTCGCCGGCTGGATCCAGGCGTTCAGCGCGTTGTTCATAGCGGTGGCTGTCTGGCTGGTCGACGCACCCGACGTTCGCAACGCCGATCTGCTCGCCGGCGCCGTTGCCGGCGTGTCGGGGACCTTCTCGTTCGTTGCCCTTTACGCCGCCTTCGCTCGCGGCCAGATAAGCAGGCTTGCGCCGGTCACTGCAGTGGTTGGCGCCGTGGTTCCGACGGTGGTCGGCGTGGCGCGAGGCGAATCGCTCACCGCTGTTCGTGCGCTGGGTGTGGTGGTGGCGTTGATGGCGATAGCACTCGTCACCCAGGAACGATCCGACGGTGGCCCGTCGTCCACGCCGGCGTCGGCATTCGCGCTCGCGACGGCTGCTGGCTTGGGCTTCAGCGTGTTCTTCCTGGCCCTGGCCGAGACCCAGCAAGACGCTGGACTGTGGCCGTTGTTGGTGGCGCGTTGTGTCTCCGTCCCGATCGTGGTGGTGTTGGCACTGCGTCTCACCGGCTCTTTGTCTGTCGAGCGAAGACTCCGCCTGATCCTGATCGGCGCCGGGCTGGGCGAGGCGATATCGAACGTGTTCGTGCTGTGGTCGTACCAGCGCGGACCCATAGCGGTGGCCGCGGTGCTGGGCGCCTTCTACCCGATCAGTACCGTGCTGCTGGCCCGGTTGGTGCTGAACGAACGGCTCCTGAACATCCAGTGGGTCGGGGTGGCGTTGGCCCTGGTGGCAGTGCCGTTGATAGCGGCGCCGTGACCCAGGTGCCGAGTTCTGGAGTTGGGTGCGTCAACCGATCGAGTAGACGCGTTTGGCGGTGCCGCTGAACATGGCGGCCCGCTCGTCGGGGCTATAGCCGATGGCCAGTCGCTGCAGGGCGTTCCACACCACCGGATAGGTCAGGCACTGGCGGTCTATCGGGAAGTTCGACTCGAACATCGTGCGATCGGGCCCAAACGCTTCGATGGTGGCCTCGACCCACGGGCGCCAGCGATCGGCGACCTGCTGGGACGTAGGCGGAGCGTCCAGGTCGCTCCAGCCGGTGCCGAACTGGTGGTCCATTCCGAGGCCACCGACCTTCACCACCACGTTGGGGCAAGTCGACGCGGCGATCAGCGACGAGTGCCACATCGACCAAGACTCGGCCGCGTTGTCGGCGTAACGCCCGACGTTCAGCGGCCCGCCGAAGTGGTTGAGCACTATCGACGCCTCGGGCACGGCCCTGGCTAGGGCAACCAGCTCGTGCAACTGGTCGTGGTACATCCACGCATCGAAGCTCAAGCCCCGCCGCGCCAGCTCTCTGACACCGTCGGCGAAGGTCGGATCGAGCATCATGTTCGGCTCGGGCCTCTGGTGGCCACGCCTGGCCGCCGGTTCGGTGCTGAGGTTGGTGCCGTGACGTATGCCGCGAAACAGACCACGTCCTGCTTCGATGTGGGCGTCCAGAACCTCGCCGACCGCGGCTCCGAGCGACATGTCAGCGAACCCGACTATGGCCGAGATGCGGGCCGGTCCCAGCTCGGCCATGAGTTCGGCCTGGGACGCGACTGCGCGGGTCTCTCCCACCGGCTGCAGATGATTGGGCCCCTCGTCGTAGGCGTAGCGGCACTCGATGAACACGGTGTGGGTGACGTTGTGCGACGACGACACGTCGGCGTTCAGTTCTGCCGCCAGGTAGCGGCTGGTCGGCATGTCCCAGAGGTGGTGATGGCTGTCGACGATCTCGATGGCGGGGTCGATGGGGTCTTCTTGGCGCAATGCCAACCAGTCGAAGCGTCCGTAGGTGTCGCCGGGAGTCTTTTCTGTCACTCGCCAATGGTCGCGCGGTGTTTGTGCCGCCACCCAGAACTGGGGCACGCTATTACCCGGAGCGCAGAGCTCCGCTAGTTCAGGGGGTACAAGTGGGTACGTTGCAGGTGACGCCGGTCTCGCCGATTCTCGGTGCCGAAGTTCGCGGGGTGAACCTCGCCGACGGTGTCGATGACGCGACCTTTGCCGAGATTCACCAGGCGTTTCTCGATCACGGGGTCTTGTTCTTCAAGGATCAGCCCGAGCCGATGTCCGAGGCCGTGCAGATGGCTTTCGGCAAGCGCTTCGGGCCGCTGCACATCCATCCGGCAGCACCCGGATCGGGCGACGACAACGCCATCTTCGTGATCCACGCGCATCGCGACAGCAAGGTCGCCAACGGCAACGGCTGGCACAGCGACGTGTCGTGCGACGACGAGCCGCCGATGGCCACCATGCTTCAGCTGCGCTTGCTGCCCGAGGGCGGCGGCGGCGACACCATGTTCGCCAGCATGGAGGCCGCCTATGCGGTGTTGCCCGAGGCCGATCGGCAGTTCCTGAAGGGCCTCAGCGCAAGGCACACCTCAGAGCACATTTTCAGGGGCCGCTACTCCGACCGTGGCGTCGACGACAGCGACCGGGCCGAGTACCCACAGACCGTGCACCCTGTGGTGCGTACCCACCCCGAGACCGGCAGGCCCAGCATCTATGTGAATCGGGCGTTCACCACCAGCATCGTGGGGATGGAGGACGAACAGGGCCACGCATTCTTGAAGCGCCTGCTGCGCCACATCGAGCGGCCCGAGTTCCAGATCCGCTTCCGCTGGGAGCAGTACGACGTGGCGCTGTGGGACAACCGCTGCCTTCAGCACTACGCCTTGTGGGACTACTGGCCCAGCGAGCGCATGGGGCACCGTGTCACGGTGTTGGGCGATCGTCCCAGCTTCGATCCTTCAGCGCCCGATGCGGGCGAATCGTCGATCCGCATCAAGCTCGAATCGTTGGTGCCGGCGGTCGCCGCCGCGGGCTAGCCGCCGAGGCGCCCGTCAGTGCGACAGTTCGCGTTCGGGTGAGCCCAGGCCGGGGAATCCGGCGTAGGCGGGCAGTGCTGGCTGCCCGCCCAGGTGGGCGTACAGCACCCGCGACCCTGCGGGAATCTCGCCAGAGCGAACCATGCCTATCAACCCGGCCATCGACTTGCCCTCGTAGACGGGGTCGGTCAGAACGCCCTCGGTGCGCGCCACCAGTTGGATGGCCTCCACCGTCTGGCGGTCGGGAACTCCATATGCGGGGCCTTCGTAGCCGGCGATCACCGTGACCTCGTCGTCGCGCAGCGGCCTGTCGACACCGATCATCTCCGCTGTGTTGCGAGCTATGCGCGCGACCTGATCGATCGTCTGGTCGAGCGTGCCAGACGCGTCGATGCCGATGACCTTTCGGTCGTTGCGGTCTTCCAGGGCAAACCCGGCGACCATTCCCGCGTGGGTCGACCCCGTGACCGTGCAGACGATGACGGTGTCGAAGAAGAGGTCGAGCTCTGCCTCTTGCGCCGCCACCTCGCGGGCCCAGTTGGCGAAGCCCAGGCCTCCCAGCGGATGATCCGAGGCGCCGGCCGGTATCGCATAGGGCTTCCCGCCGGACTCCTCGACCGATTCGAGGGCCCGCTTCCACGAATCGCGGTAGCCGATGTCGAACCCGGCGGGGTCGATGCGCGGGTCGCCGCCCATGATGCGGGTGAGTTGGATGTTGCCGACCTTGTCGTAGGCCATGTCGTTGTAATCGACCCAACCCTCCTGGACGGTCACCGCCTTGAGACCCAGCTTGCACGCCACTCCGGTGACCTGCCTGGTGTGGTTCGACTGGATGCCGCCGATCGACACCAGGGTGTCGCAACCCGTGTCCAGCGCCTCGGCCGCCAGGTATTCGAGCTTGCGGACCTTGTTGCCCCCGAACGCGATGCCCGAGTTGCAGTCTTCGCGCTTGGCCCAGATCTCGACCTTGCCACCCAGGGCTTGCGACAGGCGCGGCATCGGGTGCACGGGCGACGGGCCGAACAGCAGCGGTTCGCGGCGAAAGTCGTCGAGGCTCATCTGGGGTCTCCTTACCACACGTTCAAAAGTCAGATAATCGTATACTCTGCGACGTATGGCGACGGCCGACAGGGTTCAAGCCCAGATCATGGACAAGATGCTTCGGGGCGAGTTCGCCCCGGGCAGCTGGCTACGCCAAGACGAGTTGGCCGCCCGCTTCGGGGTCAGCAAGATTCCCGTACGAGAGGCGCTGCAGCGCCTGGTGGCCATCGGATTGCTGTACCTCGAGCCCAACCGCGGTGTCGTCGTGCCCCACCTCACGGCGGCCGAGGCAAACGAAACCTTCGAGTTGCGGCGAAGCATCGAACCGCTGTTGCTGGAGCGGTCTATCGAGCAGCTCACCATCATCGATCTGGCCGAAGCCGAGATGGCGTTGGGCGAAGTCGGGGGCTCGGTACCCGCCAGCAACTGGGTCTTCCACCGGGCCCTCTATCGATCCAGCGGTTGGGAGCGCGGCCTGGCCATAGTTCACATACTGCAGGTGGCGGTCGCCCCCTATGTGGCGCTGTACACCGAGGGCCTCGGCGGGGCCCAACAATCAGATGCCGAGCACCGCGCTCTGCTGGAGCTCTGCAGGTCCAAAGACCTGCCCGGTGCCATGATGGTCCTGATGGACCATTTGCAACATGCTCAGACGGTGCTGGCCGACTTTCTGGACGGCGGCCTAGGCGATGGCTAGCTGG
Above is a genomic segment from Acidimicrobiales bacterium containing:
- a CDS encoding MFS transporter; amino-acid sequence: MNTRGMQGAAVDSPRAWLVVLATFFGSAVTLGTVYSFGSFFDAMAADFGSGRGETAVVFGITTFTFFWLSLATGRLADRVGPRPVMFLGAVSLVAGLLATSQVGSLTVGYFTYGAGAGLAGACAYIPMVATVGGWFERQRAAAVGVSVAGIGVGTLVMNPLVTRLLETYSWRTTFRILAIGGGAILFACSALVARAPGAAGSAPSRFGEAARSTLFRRLWLAALFSGLALFVPFVFVVPYAKDNGVSASSAAWLVGLLGGASVISRIGFGTLTRRFGTFRLYRLGVTLFPIGYVLWLVAGSSYLMLVLFVLVLGTGYGSFVAVSPLVLAGRFGVVGLGSLMGLFYTTQGLGGLIGPPVAGRMIDSTDSYTAPIVLGLVLGAVSVAMLFAISTDANGDLEPEPA
- the metA gene encoding homoserine O-succinyltransferase is translated as MPIRLPEDLPAFDTLRHEGVYVMSEAVAERQDIRPLRIALLNLMPNKIDTETQFSRLIGATPLQIQLSLVRMSEHRPKNTPASHLEQFYVPFSDVASDRFDGLIITGAPIETLPFEQVGYWAELEQVFEWTRTHVHSTMAVCWGGMAALHHFYGVPKVELADKLFGCFVHENLAPTSPYLRGISDEFVVPVSRWTSIPRDEIDRVGALRVLVDSEVSGPCLVEDPTHRLLVNLNHFEYDTHSLRGEYERDIAAGKPIAVPVNYFPGDDPSRAPQNRWKSSAHLLFGNWINEIYQTTPFEVDRIGTV
- a CDS encoding DMT family transporter — protein: MTALFALAGALIVGASDFGGGFASRSTSAFRVAGWIQAFSALFIAVAVWLVDAPDVRNADLLAGAVAGVSGTFSFVALYAAFARGQISRLAPVTAVVGAVVPTVVGVARGESLTAVRALGVVVALMAIALVTQERSDGGPSSTPASAFALATAAGLGFSVFFLALAETQQDAGLWPLLVARCVSVPIVVVLALRLTGSLSVERRLRLILIGAGLGEAISNVFVLWSYQRGPIAVAAVLGAFYPISTVLLARLVLNERLLNIQWVGVALALVAVPLIAAP
- a CDS encoding amidohydrolase family protein, with the protein product MTEKTPGDTYGRFDWLALRQEDPIDPAIEIVDSHHHLWDMPTSRYLAAELNADVSSSHNVTHTVFIECRYAYDEGPNHLQPVGETRAVASQAELMAELGPARISAIVGFADMSLGAAVGEVLDAHIEAGRGLFRGIRHGTNLSTEPAARRGHQRPEPNMMLDPTFADGVRELARRGLSFDAWMYHDQLHELVALARAVPEASIVLNHFGGPLNVGRYADNAAESWSMWHSSLIAASTCPNVVVKVGGLGMDHQFGTGWSDLDAPPTSQQVADRWRPWVEATIEAFGPDRTMFESNFPIDRQCLTYPVVWNALQRLAIGYSPDERAAMFSGTAKRVYSIG
- a CDS encoding TauD/TfdA family dioxygenase, producing the protein MGTLQVTPVSPILGAEVRGVNLADGVDDATFAEIHQAFLDHGVLFFKDQPEPMSEAVQMAFGKRFGPLHIHPAAPGSGDDNAIFVIHAHRDSKVANGNGWHSDVSCDDEPPMATMLQLRLLPEGGGGDTMFASMEAAYAVLPEADRQFLKGLSARHTSEHIFRGRYSDRGVDDSDRAEYPQTVHPVVRTHPETGRPSIYVNRAFTTSIVGMEDEQGHAFLKRLLRHIERPEFQIRFRWEQYDVALWDNRCLQHYALWDYWPSERMGHRVTVLGDRPSFDPSAPDAGESSIRIKLESLVPAVAAAG
- a CDS encoding 1-aminocyclopropane-1-carboxylate deaminase; this translates as MSLDDFRREPLLFGPSPVHPMPRLSQALGGKVEIWAKREDCNSGIAFGGNKVRKLEYLAAEALDTGCDTLVSIGGIQSNHTRQVTGVACKLGLKAVTVQEGWVDYNDMAYDKVGNIQLTRIMGGDPRIDPAGFDIGYRDSWKRALESVEESGGKPYAIPAGASDHPLGGLGFANWAREVAAQEAELDLFFDTVIVCTVTGSTHAGMVAGFALEDRNDRKVIGIDASGTLDQTIDQVARIARNTAEMIGVDRPLRDDEVTVIAGYEGPAYGVPDRQTVEAIQLVARTEGVLTDPVYEGKSMAGLIGMVRSGEIPAGSRVLYAHLGGQPALPAYAGFPGLGSPERELSH
- a CDS encoding GntR family transcriptional regulator — its product is MATADRVQAQIMDKMLRGEFAPGSWLRQDELAARFGVSKIPVREALQRLVAIGLLYLEPNRGVVVPHLTAAEANETFELRRSIEPLLLERSIEQLTIIDLAEAEMALGEVGGSVPASNWVFHRALYRSSGWERGLAIVHILQVAVAPYVALYTEGLGGAQQSDAEHRALLELCRSKDLPGAMMVLMDHLQHAQTVLADFLDGGLGDG